The following DNA comes from Mucilaginibacter jinjuensis.
AATACTGACGGCGGCAGGTTTGCAGCTGGCAGTATTTTACCATATCATCAAGCTTTTTCAGCATAATACGGCTTTGGTCTTCGTTACCCTCTACCCTGGCGAAACGCTGTAATTTAAAGGCATCACCTGCCGAGAAAAACAATAATGCTTCCGATGGCAAACCATCCCGCCCAGCGCGGCCTGTTTCCTGGTAATAACCTTCTATATTTTTAGGCAGATCGTAATGCACCACGTAGCGCACGTTAGATTTATTGATACCCATCCCGAAGGCAATGGTGGCTACTATGATTTTTACTTCATCTCGCAAAAACTGGTCCTGATTTAAAGCTTTGGTTTCATTGTCCAACCCAGCGTGGTAGGCTTTGGCGGCATAACCTTGCTTTTGCAGGTCGGCGGCCAGATGTTCGGTATTCTGCCGGCTCAGGCAGTAAATTATGCCCGAATCTTCCTGGTGCTCATCCAAAAAGCCCAGCAACTGGTTGTAGCTGTCTTTCTTGGGAGCTACTGTATAGCTGATGTTAGGACGGTTAAATGAGGATACAAATTCTTTAGGCTGATGTAAGGCCAGTTTTTCGCGAATATCTTTCCTTGTCAAATCATCCGCCGTAGCAGTTAAAGCGATAACCGGAGTTTTGGGAAACTCGGTTTTGAAGCTCGAAAGCATCAAATACTCTGGGCGGAAATCGTGACCCCAGTGCGAGATACAATGCGCCTCATCAATAGCAATGAGGCTTACATTTAAAGTTTTTAAAAAAGTAACCAACCGGCTCTCTGAGCCGAACAAACGCTCGGGAGCCAGGTAAAGCAATTTGATCTCGCCCGATTTTAACCTGCTTACAATGCTTTGCTGCTCATTTGGATTTTGGCTCGAGTTTAAGAAAGCTGCCGGGATGCCGTTGATGTTCAAGGCATCAACCTGGTCTTTCATCAGGGCAATTAACGGCGAGATAACTACCGTTAATCCACTAAGTAATACAGCGGGTAGCTGGTAACATAATGACTTACCGCCTCCTGTAGGCATTAGCACCAAAGCATCGCCAACTGTTAATACCTGCTGAACAATGGCTTCCTGCTGATGGCGGAACTCTGTGTAACCAAAATATTTATGTAAGGCTTGTAGGGGCGTCATTATTGTAAAGTTAGTGATTCCTGCTAATTATTGTTGGTGACAACACCAACAATGGCGCTGACCTTGCTTCTTCTCACATTATTTTTTTTCTGCCGTTGTTGGTGTTGTCACCAACAACTTTTGCTTTGTTACGCAAATAATGCTAATCTCCATCATAATGTGTTATCAAACCAAAATCATCTATTCCGGTTTCATAAAACCTTGCCGATGAATATTTATAATCTTCAGGATAAGTACAAAGCTCCCATTTTTGTTGAAGCGGATTATCGTGTATGTAATTTAACTTTTGCATAAAAACATCAGGACTCCAAAGATCAATGCTTAACGAGTTTCTTTCCCAAAACTGATATTGTCTGTCTTTTGCATTCACCTTGTATAAATCAAGTGAGTGATTCTGGGTATCTAATAATCGGAATTTAAATTGCTGTGCTGTAAATTTTAGAAAACGCAATTTTATATTTTCAGCTTTAAAACCATCTTGTATTTGCCAGATGAGGTGTATATGATTGGGCATAATAACGAAAGCGTAGACCTTGATGCTGCCTTCGGTTTTGAGATATAACAGGCTTTTGATGATAATATCTTTTAAAGCATCGTCTTTTAATAATGGTTTCCACTCTAATATAGTTGCAGTAAAGAATTGTGGATGGTAATCAAAATTGATAAGGGCCATTGTGATAGATAGGTTGTTGTTGATAAAATTGGTTATTGTTGGTGACAACACCAACAATGGCGTTGGATTTTCTTGACGTTGTACCGGGCCATTTTTTTGCCGTTGTTGGTGTTGTCACCAACAACCATTTGCTAAGCCACATCTTTTAATGCTAAATCGATCAAAATCAGTGCAATTCCCAATTATTAAATCCAAAATCGCCAACATTTTAAATTCTTTATTAGCTTTAGCTAACATTATGCATAAAAAACTATACCCCCTTGTATTATTGTTGAGTTTAAGCTTTGCGGCGCTTGCTCAACAGATTAAATCACCGGCCGAATTTTTAGGTTATAATCTGGGCGATCAATTCACTAACCATTATCGCATAGCCGAGTACTTTCGATACATCGCGCAAGCATCTAAAAATATTAAGCTGGTTGAATATGGTAAAACCAATGAAGGCAGGCCTTTGCTGTTAGCATTCATCGCATCCGATGAGAACATTGGAAAACTGGACGAGATCCGTCAGAATAATATGAAACTGGCTGGCATTGCACCCGGTGGAGGCTCAACAGCCGGGCCGGTTGTGGTTTGGTTAAGTTATAATGTGCATGGTAACGAACCAGCATCGAGCGAGGCTGCTATGCAAACTTTGTACGATCTGGTTAATCCGGCCAATACGCAAACCCAGCAATGGCTTAAAAACACGGTTGTAATTATCG
Coding sequences within:
- the recQ gene encoding DNA helicase RecQ is translated as MTPLQALHKYFGYTEFRHQQEAIVQQVLTVGDALVLMPTGGGKSLCYQLPAVLLSGLTVVISPLIALMKDQVDALNINGIPAAFLNSSQNPNEQQSIVSRLKSGEIKLLYLAPERLFGSESRLVTFLKTLNVSLIAIDEAHCISHWGHDFRPEYLMLSSFKTEFPKTPVIALTATADDLTRKDIREKLALHQPKEFVSSFNRPNISYTVAPKKDSYNQLLGFLDEHQEDSGIIYCLSRQNTEHLAADLQKQGYAAKAYHAGLDNETKALNQDQFLRDEVKIIVATIAFGMGINKSNVRYVVHYDLPKNIEGYYQETGRAGRDGLPSEALLFFSAGDAFKLQRFARVEGNEDQSRIMLKKLDDMVKYCQLQTCRRQYLMHYFNEQFPDHCGSCDVCLTEYKKFDGTVIAQKALSAVYRLNQRFGTNYVIDLLRGSRSEKIREEHKQLKTYGIGNDLSKAEWQRYIGQLVIQGYLQVTDDQYPVLKLTSTSEAVLKGQQQVEFSISEAMEEEAKATEPTVYEADLLHELKTIRFNLAMNENVPAYIILSDATLQEMATYLPQSLDELGRISGFGEVKLNRYGEAFLRIINAYCTQHGLASKISSKRAKATKTKTSRASAGNTQRESFELYKAGISISEIAGMRNLATTTIENHLCSFIQSGEMEVTELVDQQKIPAIQDAVESYGADRLAPLKEILGDDYSYTEIKAVVSWMKKEA
- a CDS encoding transposase, translated to MALINFDYHPQFFTATILEWKPLLKDDALKDIIIKSLLYLKTEGSIKVYAFVIMPNHIHLIWQIQDGFKAENIKLRFLKFTAQQFKFRLLDTQNHSLDLYKVNAKDRQYQFWERNSLSIDLWSPDVFMQKLNYIHDNPLQQKWELCTYPEDYKYSSARFYETGIDDFGLITHYDGD